Proteins encoded in a region of the Poecilia reticulata strain Guanapo linkage group LG14, Guppy_female_1.0+MT, whole genome shotgun sequence genome:
- the smad9 gene encoding mothers against decapentaplegic homolog 9 encodes MNSSSSITSLFSFTSPAVKRLLGWKQGDEEEKWAEKAVDSLVKKLKKKKGAMEELERALSCPGQPSKCVTIPRSLDGRLQVSHRKGLPHVIYCRVWRWPDLQSHHELKPLECCEFPFGSKQKDICVNPYHYRRVETPVLPPVLVPRHSEFNPQHSLLAKFRNASLNNEPLMPQNATYPDSFPPLPVSSFSSSPTSSLAQSPTSQSYPNSPSSSAEPGSPYHITAETPPPPYSMMETNTQEDMKPNNSTETPKLTFSAPHRDMRPVCYEEPEYWCSIAYYELNNRVGETFHASSRSVLVDGFTDPSNNKNRFCLGLLSNVNRNSTIEHTRRHIGKGLHLYYVGGEVYAECLSDSSIFVQSRNCNFQHGFHTTTVCKIPSGCSLKIFNNQLFAQLLAQSVNHGFEVVYELTKMCTIRMSFVKGWGAEYHRQDVTSTPCWIEVHLHGPLQWLDKVLTQMGSPHNPISSVS; translated from the exons ATGAACTCTTCTTCGTCGATTACATCCTTGTTCTCCTTCACCAGCCCTGCAGTTAAGCGTCTGCTCGGCTGGAAACAAGGAGACGAGGAGGAGAAGTGGGCAGAAAAGGCCGTGGATTCTCTGGTGAagaaactgaagaagaaaaagggagCAATGGAGGAACTGGAGCGAGCCCTCAGCTGCCCTGGGCAGCCCA GTAAGTGTGTGACAATTCCTCGGTCGCTGGATGGGAGACTGCAGGTGTCCCACAGGAAGGGTCTTCCCCATGTCATCTACTGCAGGGTGTGGCGCTGGCCTGACCTGCAGTCCCACCATGAGCTGAAACCCCTCGAATGCTGCGAGTTCCCCTTTGGCTCCAAACAGAAGGACATCTGCGTCAACCCCTACCACTACAGGCGTGTGGAGACTCCAG TGCTTCCACCAGTTCTGGTCCCACGCCACAGTGAGTTCAACCCTCAGCACAGTTTACTGGCCAAGTTCAGGAATGCCTCCCTGAACAACGAGCCACTGATGCCACAGAATGCCACCTACCCGGACTCCTTCCCGCCGCTTCCcgtctcctccttctcctcctctccaaCTTCCTCCCTCGCCCAGTCGCCCACCTCACAGAGCTACCCCAACTCCCCCAGCAGCTCTGCAGAACCTGGCAGTCCGTATCACATCACAG CTGAGACTCCTCCCCCTCCATACAGCATGATGGAGACAAATACTCAAGAAGACATGAAGCCGAACAATTCCACAGAAACCCCGAAACTCACATTCTCTGCTCCACACAGAG ATATGAGGCCTGTTTGTTACGAAGAGCCCGAGTACTGGTGCTCCATAGCTTACTACGAGCTCAACAACCGGGTGGGGGAGACGTTCCACGCCTCGTCCCGCAGCGTCTTGGTTGACGGCTTCACAGACCCGTCCAATAACAAGAACCGATTCTGTCTCGGTCTGCTTTCCAACGTCAACCGCAACTCCACCATCGAGCACACTCGCAGGCACATAGGCAAAG GTTTACATCTGTACTACGTGGGAGGGGAGGTTTATGCAGAGTGTCTGAGTGACAGCAGCATCTTCGTGCAGAGCCGCAACTGTAACTTCCAGCATGGCTTCCACACCACCACCGTGTGCAAGATCCCCAGCGGCTGCAGCCTCAAGATCTTCAACAACCAGCTGTTCGCTCAGCTTCTCGCCCAGTCCGTCAACCACGGCTTCGAGGTCGTCTACGAGCTCACCAAGATGTGCACCATCCGCATGAGCTTCGTCAAG GGTTGGGGTGCCGAATACCACCGTCAAGATGTGACCAGCACCCCCTGCTGGATAGAAGTGCACCTGCATGGACCCCTGCAGTGGCTGGACAAGGTGCTTACGCAGATGGGATCCCCGCACAACCCCATCTCTTCTGTATCATAA
- the rfxap gene encoding regulatory factor X-associated protein: MSNKDSSSSAANKDKDSTLLLTKDGQRYFVSKSGAVDSRNVTTPHESENNVSSFSVDDPDEESDVLDASDPREGAASPEELNEEETSEGDNAPKQCTYEGCTETTTQVAKQRKPWMCKKHRNKMYKDKYKKKKSDQAMSSGKLDENSEERPVSVNKQRLGAMGDRPARPSLIEQVLNQKRLSLLRSPEVIRFLQQQQQLLAAQSRSQSQQHFQGC, translated from the exons ATGAGCAACAAGGACAGCTCTTCATCCGCTGCAAATAAAGACAAGGACTCCACTCTTCTGCTCACTAAAGACGGCCAGCGGTATTTTGTAAGTAAAAGCGGAGCTGTGGACAGCAGAAACGTGACAACGCCGCATGAATCGGAGAACAACGTGTCCTCGTTCAGCGTGGACGATCCGGACGAAGAGAGCGACGTGCTGGATGCGTCTGATCCCAGAGAAGGCGCAGCCAGCCCGGAGGAGCTCAATGAAGAGGAGACCTCGGAGGGCGACAACGCCCCCAAACAGTGCACCTACGAGGGCTGCACGGAGACCACCACACAGGTGGCCAAGCAGAGGAAGCCGTGGATGTGCAAAAAACATCGCAACAAGATGTATAAGGACAAatataagaagaagaagagcgaCCAGGCTATGTCCAGCGGGAAGCTCGAT GAAAACTCTGAGGAGCGTCCAGTGTCTGTGAACAAACAGCGCCTGGGAGCCATGGGGGACCGTCCAGCCAGACCCTCCCTGATAGAGCAAGTCCTCAACCAGAAAAGACTG TCTCTGCTCAGGAGTCCAGAGGTGATCCggttcctgcagcagcagcagcagctcctggctGCACAAAGCCGCAGCCAATCACAACAGCACTTCCAGGGTTGTTGA